One genomic region from Populus nigra chromosome 8, ddPopNigr1.1, whole genome shotgun sequence encodes:
- the LOC133701750 gene encoding transcription factor MYB3-like, translating to MATMKKEGVKPMENMTNMPNKGAWTAEEDRKLAEVIAIHGARKWKTIAAKAALNRCGKSCRLRWLNYLRPNIKRGNISDQEEDLILRLHKLLGNRWSLIAGRLPGRTDNEIKNYWNSHLSKKISQKGKQTGVSTKEDHRVEKNIIKNNLDLKEENKSSQRGEEESKLNFNVDDFFDFSNEDPLNLEWMSRFLEIDKA from the exons ATGGCTACCATGAAGAAAGAGGGGGTTAAGCCCATGGAAAACATGACAAACATGCCCAACAAGGGGGCATGGACAGCTGAGGAAGATAGGAAATTGGCTGAGGTTATTGCAATCCATGGCGCAAGAAAATGGAAGACAATTGCAGCCAAAGCAG CTCTCAATAGGTGTGGTAAGAGTTGCAGGCTAAGATGGTTGAATTATTTAAGACCAAATATCAAGAGAGGCAACATTTCTGACCAAGAAGAGGACCTCATACTTAGGCTTCATAAACTACTAGGAAACAG GTGGTCACTGATCGCTGGAAGACTGCCGGGTCGAACAGATAATGAGATTAAGAACTATTGGAATTCTCATTTGAGCAAGAAGATAAGCCAGAAAGGGAAACAAACTGGAGTTTCAACTAAAGAAGACCACAGAgttgagaaaaatataataaaaaacaatttggatTTGAAAGAAGAGAATAAATCCAGCCAAAGGGGTGAAGAAGAGTCAAAGCTGAATTTTAACGTGGATGATTTCTTTGATTTCTCCAATGAAGATCCCTTGAACCTGGAATGGATGAGCCGATTCCTTGAAATAGATAAGGCTTAG